From Aquabacter sp. L1I39, the proteins below share one genomic window:
- a CDS encoding sensor domain-containing diguanylate cyclase, translating into MAQQISLVVALICLVGLSGLAIFSARVSRQEMSGHVRADMARVAASLSGQLERDLSERLSDIRQLADMQPLMPAWESGVSSMRSVLSQLQRMMPVYAWIGFARPNGVVVAASQGLLEGENVDHRPWFRNGVKGEFVGDVNVAPALERLLPPRPDGTPHRFVDVSFPVYSPDDRLLGVIGAHLSFSWADAARRRALDDAPGLEIWILGADGTILSGRDTGPSPYGAEQMARFRSANNGTLEENDGDASILTGFARIDSQPQIAALGWVVVARQDAAEAFGGANRIAASILGIGALVLLVSIALALALTRVLSRPLQQLTLAAQAIGRDPAMTMLPRVSGSLDVLHLSGALRALLRRLDIAEHRFLTTQQAHKEEVEALRQLADTDPLTGLLNRRSFLSMAEGALQGTRSTDSLGILMADIDHFKAVNDTYGHAAGDAVIRYVAATIGANLRVQDRVARFGGEEFVALLMNVDEAGTLALAERIRVGINAQAVTFEGQDIRVSVSIGVAIADLSDRDLDAIIERADFALYDAKTSGRNKVALAKRPNRAA; encoded by the coding sequence ATGGCGCAGCAGATCAGCCTGGTGGTCGCCCTCATCTGCCTGGTCGGGCTTTCCGGCCTTGCCATCTTTTCGGCCCGCGTCAGCCGTCAGGAGATGAGCGGCCATGTGCGCGCCGACATGGCGCGGGTGGCGGCCTCCCTGTCGGGGCAACTGGAGCGCGACCTGAGCGAACGTCTTTCCGACATCCGGCAATTGGCGGACATGCAGCCCTTGATGCCGGCATGGGAGTCGGGCGTCAGCTCCATGCGGTCCGTGCTGAGCCAACTCCAGAGGATGATGCCCGTCTATGCCTGGATCGGCTTTGCCCGCCCCAACGGGGTTGTCGTGGCGGCCTCTCAGGGGCTGCTGGAGGGGGAGAATGTCGACCATCGCCCTTGGTTCAGGAATGGTGTGAAAGGCGAGTTCGTCGGCGATGTGAACGTGGCACCGGCCCTGGAGCGGCTGCTGCCGCCGCGTCCCGACGGCACGCCGCATCGCTTCGTCGATGTCTCCTTTCCTGTCTATTCGCCCGATGACCGCCTGCTCGGGGTCATCGGGGCGCACCTGTCCTTCTCTTGGGCGGATGCGGCACGCCGGCGAGCGCTCGATGACGCGCCCGGTCTCGAAATCTGGATCCTGGGCGCGGACGGCACCATCCTGTCCGGCCGGGACACCGGCCCCTCCCCCTATGGGGCGGAGCAGATGGCACGCTTCCGGTCGGCAAACAATGGCACCCTTGAAGAAAATGACGGCGACGCCAGCATCCTGACGGGCTTTGCGCGCATCGACAGCCAGCCGCAGATTGCCGCGCTGGGCTGGGTGGTGGTGGCACGCCAGGATGCCGCCGAAGCCTTCGGCGGCGCGAACCGGATCGCGGCCTCGATTCTGGGCATCGGGGCGCTGGTGCTGCTGGTCAGCATCGCGCTCGCACTCGCGCTCACCCGGGTCCTCTCGCGCCCTCTCCAGCAGCTCACCCTCGCAGCCCAAGCCATCGGCCGCGATCCCGCTATGACCATGCTGCCCAGGGTGAGCGGGAGCCTCGACGTGCTGCATCTGTCGGGCGCACTGCGCGCCCTGCTGCGCCGTCTCGATATCGCCGAGCATCGCTTCCTGACCACACAGCAGGCGCACAAGGAGGAGGTGGAGGCGCTGCGGCAGTTGGCGGATACTGATCCCCTCACAGGGCTCCTGAACCGCCGCTCGTTCCTGTCCATGGCAGAGGGGGCCCTCCAGGGCACCCGCAGCACCGACAGCCTCGGCATCCTCATGGCGGACATCGACCACTTCAAGGCGGTGAACGACACCTACGGGCACGCGGCCGGCGACGCGGTCATCCGCTATGTGGCCGCCACCATCGGCGCCAATCTGCGCGTGCAGGATCGGGTGGCACGGTTCGGAGGCGAGGAGTTCGTCGCCCTGCTGATGAATGTGGACGAGGCCGGCACCCTCGCTCTGGCCGAGCGCATCCGCGTCGGCATCAATGCCCAGGCGGTCACTTTCGAGGGACAGGACATAAGGGTGTCCGTCTCCATCGGGGTGGCCATCGCCGACCTCTCCGACAGGGATCTTGATGCCATCATCGAACGGGCGGACTTTGCCCTGTATGATGCCAAGACATCGGGCCGGAACAAGGTGGCGCTCGCGAAGCGCCCCAACCGCGCCGCCTGA
- a CDS encoding SOS response-associated peptidase — protein sequence MCNLYSEVKGQAAILAWSRAMRDATGNLPPHSAIFPDQMAPVVWTAPDGVRELTRMRWGFPPAPGLGTRPVTNARNLVSRYWMPWTKPERRCLVPATSFCEYDERAGEGNMKGPTKRPIWFALDPSRPLFAFAGLWRPWTGARGPKAAPEEGEHQLFAFATCPPNAEVAPIHPKAMPVLLTTPEELEVWLRAPWDEARHLQRPLTDGALQIVADGKREDGLDAAETQPSAYTGPAQKAVAPAPSPVAAKPRQLGFDL from the coding sequence ATGTGCAATCTCTACAGCGAGGTGAAGGGCCAGGCGGCGATCCTCGCCTGGAGCCGCGCCATGCGGGATGCAACGGGTAATCTGCCGCCCCATTCCGCCATCTTTCCGGACCAGATGGCGCCCGTGGTCTGGACCGCACCGGATGGCGTGAGGGAACTCACGCGCATGCGCTGGGGCTTTCCCCCAGCGCCCGGCCTCGGCACGCGTCCGGTGACCAATGCCCGCAACCTTGTCAGTCGCTATTGGATGCCCTGGACCAAGCCGGAGCGGCGCTGCCTCGTGCCGGCGACCAGCTTCTGCGAATATGATGAACGGGCCGGCGAGGGGAACATGAAGGGGCCCACGAAGCGGCCCATTTGGTTCGCGCTCGATCCGTCGCGGCCCCTCTTCGCCTTTGCCGGCCTCTGGCGGCCCTGGACCGGGGCGCGAGGCCCGAAAGCCGCCCCCGAGGAGGGCGAGCACCAGCTCTTCGCCTTCGCGACTTGCCCTCCCAATGCCGAGGTGGCGCCCATCCATCCCAAGGCCATGCCAGTCTTGCTCACAACGCCGGAGGAGCTGGAGGTCTGGCTGCGCGCGCCATGGGACGAGGCGCGCCACCTGCAGCGCCCGCTGACCGACGGGGCGCTCCAGATCGTCGCGGACGGCAAGCGCGAAGACGGCCTCGACGCGGCGGAGACTCAGCCCTCAGCCTACACGGGCCCAGCTCAGAAGGCGGTCGCCCCTGCGCCCTCCCCTGTCGCGGCGAAGCCCAGGCAGCTCGGTTTCGACCTTTAG
- a CDS encoding MBL fold metallo-hydrolase: MPSSSSEKPPIQIAIVPVTPFQQNCSILWCAATGRGAVIDPGGDLDRIRSALAETGITVEKILLTHGHVDHAAGAAALAESLGVPVVGPNAADQFLMDDLPASAARFGLPDARPVTPDFYLSEGDTVQVGDLVLDVLQVPGHTPGHVVFVHKPTSVAIVGDTLFRGSVGRTDFPYGDHDLLIQGIREKLLPLGDSMVCLPGHGPVTSIGDERATNPFIAE; this comes from the coding sequence ATGCCCTCCTCGTCTTCCGAAAAGCCGCCGATCCAGATCGCCATCGTCCCGGTGACGCCATTTCAGCAGAACTGTTCCATCCTGTGGTGCGCCGCCACCGGTCGCGGCGCGGTGATCGATCCGGGCGGTGACCTCGACCGCATCCGCTCTGCGCTGGCGGAAACCGGCATCACGGTGGAGAAGATCCTCCTGACCCATGGCCATGTGGACCATGCAGCGGGCGCGGCGGCGCTCGCGGAGAGCCTGGGGGTGCCCGTTGTCGGCCCCAATGCCGCCGACCAGTTCCTGATGGACGACCTTCCGGCCTCGGCCGCGCGCTTCGGCCTGCCGGATGCGAGGCCAGTGACGCCGGACTTCTATCTGTCCGAGGGCGATACGGTTCAGGTGGGCGATTTGGTGCTGGACGTGCTTCAGGTGCCCGGCCACACGCCTGGCCATGTGGTGTTCGTCCACAAGCCCACGTCGGTGGCCATTGTCGGCGATACGCTATTCCGCGGCTCCGTGGGACGGACGGATTTCCCCTATGGCGACCATGACCTGCTGATCCAGGGCATCCGGGAGAAACTGCTGCCGCTGGGGGACAGCATGGTGTGCCTGCCGGGCCATGGGCCTGTGACCTCCATTGGCGACGAGCGGGCCACCAACCCCTTTATCGCGGAATAG
- a CDS encoding class I SAM-dependent methyltransferase yields MPFSKSADTEANLNVLLDLVRADATPNINRLWALAKDIEAIKLNVKFFGYELARELYEARAGAAPDEPGVVGLCSKPSTQADIEAPWVSYWSARLGMAPLYHRKVWELCYVMQALCERGALVAGARGLGFGCGQEPLPSAMAALGIDVTVTDLDPAEALARGWITTTQHASTLDHAFKPHLVDRDTFERMVHLKFVDMNAIDRALRGFDFCWSICALEHLGSIANGLAFIEASLDTLKPGGIAVHTTEFNFLRDDATIDNWPTVLFQRRHFKDLAARLVAKGHEVAPLDFDVGAGRLDRFIDVPPYADDLPASVPSWREAPQHLKLMIDGFASTCFGLIIRKAR; encoded by the coding sequence ATGCCTTTCTCCAAGTCCGCCGACACCGAAGCCAATCTGAATGTGCTTCTCGATCTGGTGCGGGCGGATGCCACCCCGAACATCAATCGCCTGTGGGCGCTGGCCAAGGACATCGAGGCCATCAAACTCAACGTGAAGTTCTTTGGCTATGAGCTGGCCCGTGAGCTTTACGAGGCGCGCGCGGGTGCTGCACCCGATGAGCCCGGCGTCGTTGGCCTGTGCAGCAAGCCCTCCACGCAGGCGGACATTGAGGCACCCTGGGTGTCCTATTGGAGCGCCCGCCTCGGCATGGCGCCGCTCTATCATCGCAAGGTCTGGGAGCTGTGCTATGTGATGCAGGCGCTCTGCGAGCGCGGAGCGCTGGTGGCCGGTGCGCGGGGGCTGGGCTTCGGCTGCGGCCAGGAGCCGCTGCCGAGCGCCATGGCTGCGCTGGGCATCGATGTCACTGTGACCGACCTCGACCCGGCCGAGGCTCTGGCTCGGGGCTGGATCACCACCACCCAGCATGCCAGCACCCTCGACCACGCCTTCAAGCCCCATCTGGTGGACCGTGACACCTTCGAACGCATGGTGCACCTGAAGTTTGTGGACATGAACGCCATCGACCGCGCCTTGCGCGGCTTCGACTTCTGCTGGTCCATCTGCGCCCTGGAGCATCTCGGCTCCATCGCCAACGGTCTGGCTTTCATCGAAGCCTCGCTTGATACGTTGAAGCCGGGCGGGATTGCGGTGCACACCACCGAATTCAACTTCCTGCGCGACGACGCCACCATCGACAACTGGCCGACCGTCCTTTTCCAGCGCCGGCATTTCAAGGATCTGGCGGCGCGCCTTGTGGCCAAAGGACATGAGGTTGCGCCGCTGGACTTTGATGTGGGCGCCGGGCGGCTCGACCGGTTCATCGACGTCCCGCCCTATGCGGACGACCTGCCGGCGAGCGTGCCCTCCTGGCGGGAGGCACCCCAGCATCTCAAGCTGATGATTGACGGCTTCGCTTCCACCTGCTTCGGCCTCATCATCCGCAAGGCCAGATAG
- a CDS encoding alpha/beta hydrolase yields the protein MDFEVEYNNRARVPNWADIFADWQGRSARLRGAAVAADLGIPYGPTARQILDIVWPETGRDAPVVLLIHGGYWQYMHPRDLTFAAEGLLKNGVGVALAGYDLAPDVPLDTIVSQLRGAAVCLYHRIRRRFAVTGHSAGGHLAACLTATRWKDLDPRGPDDIVPAGAGISGVYEVEPLVQTSMNDRLHLTADEARRLSPALWEVPQGRHFETFTGGLESAEFLRQGRDLAAAWAAQGVVTAAHAVEGTNHFTVVEQLADTGTPLVACLADMARDAAARA from the coding sequence TTGGACTTTGAAGTCGAATACAACAATCGCGCCCGGGTCCCGAACTGGGCGGACATCTTCGCCGACTGGCAAGGGCGTTCCGCGCGGCTGCGCGGCGCGGCGGTAGCGGCGGACCTCGGCATCCCCTACGGACCCACCGCGCGGCAGATTCTCGACATCGTCTGGCCCGAGACCGGGCGGGACGCCCCGGTGGTGCTGCTGATCCATGGCGGCTACTGGCAATATATGCACCCGCGGGACCTGACCTTCGCCGCCGAAGGGCTGCTGAAGAATGGCGTGGGCGTGGCGCTGGCGGGCTACGACCTCGCGCCCGACGTGCCGCTCGATACCATCGTGAGCCAGCTGCGCGGTGCGGCTGTGTGTCTCTACCACCGCATCCGCCGCCGCTTCGCCGTCACCGGCCATTCGGCGGGGGGTCATCTGGCGGCCTGCCTGACGGCCACGCGCTGGAAAGATCTCGACCCCCGTGGACCGGACGACATCGTCCCGGCCGGCGCAGGGATTTCCGGCGTGTATGAGGTGGAGCCGCTGGTCCAGACCAGTATGAATGACCGCCTGCACCTGACCGCCGACGAGGCCCGCCGCCTGTCCCCGGCCTTGTGGGAGGTGCCGCAAGGCCGGCACTTCGAGACCTTCACTGGCGGACTTGAGAGCGCAGAATTCCTGCGCCAAGGCCGCGATCTCGCCGCCGCCTGGGCCGCGCAGGGCGTCGTGACCGCCGCCCATGCGGTGGAGGGCACCAATCATTTCACCGTGGTGGAGCAACTGGCCGATACCGGCACGCCTCTCGTGGCCTGCCTCGCGGACATGGCCCGCGATGCCGCGGCCCGGGCCTGA
- a CDS encoding DUF3422 family protein: MAEAADLGIGEGRAMAAHPLRSAVLAELHARPFFPATTPRRYLHVAFLTDPAHPQAAREGVEAFCGERGVAGPAPGAKHHRVELGGAILRWESHAEFSTYTWDLPSTELAPGLLPFQPSALALASPLTQIPQPGPLLVAVDLHLVTDTAEDFHLEAVFDPASLARSDVTDGAAEIATDFKPDPSGFVRILVRDRGLGTEAAGALVQRVLEIETYRLLALLGLPEAQRLGPDITRIEAQLARMTGEMRHSEGLAGNARMLDELVVLAAELEAGATASLFRFGASRAYHDIVKLRLATVREQPIPGFPTWQQFLDRRMAPAMRTCAAVEARQADISAKLARAADLLRTRVNVEVEQQNRDLLASMNERTRLQLRLQRTVEGLSVAAISYYVASLVHLTAEGIHQSGIDHDLGFALNPGFVTALAVPVAVLFVWNVVRRIRRAHGDHD, translated from the coding sequence ATGGCGGAGGCCGCGGATCTCGGCATCGGCGAAGGGCGGGCGATGGCAGCCCATCCGCTCAGGTCGGCGGTGCTCGCCGAGTTGCATGCGCGCCCGTTTTTTCCGGCCACCACCCCTCGGCGCTATCTTCACGTGGCCTTCCTCACCGATCCCGCGCATCCCCAAGCGGCGCGGGAAGGAGTGGAGGCCTTCTGTGGCGAACGCGGCGTCGCCGGTCCCGCGCCGGGTGCCAAGCATCACCGCGTGGAACTTGGCGGGGCAATCCTGCGGTGGGAGAGCCATGCGGAGTTCTCCACTTATACCTGGGACCTGCCCTCCACGGAGCTCGCGCCGGGCCTCCTGCCGTTCCAGCCTTCCGCCCTGGCGCTCGCCAGCCCGCTGACCCAGATCCCGCAGCCCGGTCCCCTCCTGGTGGCCGTGGACCTGCACCTGGTCACCGATACGGCCGAGGATTTTCATCTTGAAGCCGTGTTCGATCCCGCGAGCCTTGCCCGCTCGGACGTCACGGACGGGGCCGCCGAGATTGCCACCGACTTCAAGCCCGATCCCTCTGGCTTCGTCCGCATCCTGGTGCGGGACCGGGGCCTTGGAACCGAGGCGGCCGGTGCGCTTGTGCAGCGCGTGCTCGAGATCGAGACCTACCGGCTGCTCGCCTTGCTGGGCCTGCCAGAGGCGCAGCGGCTTGGCCCGGACATCACCCGCATTGAGGCGCAGCTCGCCCGCATGACAGGGGAGATGCGCCATTCCGAGGGATTGGCGGGCAATGCGCGCATGCTGGATGAACTGGTGGTGCTCGCCGCTGAGCTGGAGGCCGGCGCTACGGCTTCGCTGTTCCGGTTCGGCGCCAGCCGTGCCTACCATGACATCGTGAAGCTGCGCCTGGCGACAGTTCGGGAGCAGCCGATCCCCGGCTTTCCCACCTGGCAGCAATTCCTTGACCGGCGGATGGCACCAGCCATGCGCACCTGTGCCGCGGTGGAAGCGCGCCAGGCCGATATCTCCGCCAAGCTCGCCCGTGCCGCTGACCTGCTGCGCACCCGCGTGAACGTGGAAGTGGAGCAGCAAAACCGCGATCTGCTCGCCTCCATGAACGAGCGCACCCGATTGCAACTGCGTCTCCAGCGTACAGTAGAGGGGCTGTCGGTGGCGGCCATCAGCTATTATGTGGCAAGTCTCGTCCATCTGACGGCGGAGGGCATTCACCAGAGCGGCATCGACCATGACCTGGGCTTTGCCCTCAATCCCGGCTTCGTGACGGCCTTGGCTGTCCCCGTCGCCGTGCTGTTCGTCTGGAACGTGGTGCGACGCATCCGACGCGCCCACGGCGACCACGACTGA
- a CDS encoding histidine phosphatase family protein — translation MTTLILTRHGLVPGIVPERFRGRMDVALSPAGERQAEAVASRIAHAFRPTAVYTSTLGRCIATGAAIAARCGVEAHSRPELSDIDYGAWQWKTHEDAQAEDPETYALWRTAPHLVRFPGGESLQDLLVRASDLLRFVLASHAGESVVLVGHDSVNRVLLCHLLGLPLSAYWRFKQDPCNLNVIEWTGTDACLSRCNDTAHLQPS, via the coding sequence TTGACCACCTTGATCCTTACTCGTCACGGGCTGGTGCCCGGCATTGTCCCCGAGCGGTTTCGCGGCCGCATGGACGTGGCCTTGTCCCCCGCCGGCGAGCGGCAGGCCGAGGCGGTCGCGTCGCGCATCGCCCATGCCTTCCGCCCGACGGCAGTCTATACGAGCACCCTTGGCCGCTGCATTGCGACCGGCGCTGCCATTGCCGCCCGATGCGGCGTGGAGGCCCATTCGCGGCCGGAACTCAGCGACATCGATTACGGCGCCTGGCAGTGGAAGACCCACGAGGACGCGCAGGCGGAAGATCCCGAGACCTATGCACTCTGGCGCACCGCACCCCATCTCGTCCGCTTTCCGGGCGGAGAGTCGCTCCAGGATCTGCTGGTCCGGGCGTCGGATCTGCTGCGTTTCGTTCTGGCCAGCCATGCCGGCGAGAGTGTCGTCCTGGTGGGCCATGACAGCGTCAACCGGGTGCTCCTGTGCCACCTGCTGGGGCTGCCGCTCAGTGCCTATTGGCGGTTCAAGCAGGATCCGTGCAACCTGAATGTCATCGAATGGACGGGTACGGACGCTTGTCTCTCCCGCTGCAACGATACGGCGCATCTTCAGCCGTCCTGA
- a CDS encoding ABC transporter permease, whose protein sequence is MNAPAPRPPISQPVGPARRAALPVPLRLAARELRGARRGFGVFLACLVLGVMAIAGIGSFARALTEGLAGQGQAILGGDASFALVQREASPQELAVLGSAGEVARIASLRAMARAPSGEATLVELKAVDAAYPLFGILETVPAASLSDLLAVRNGIAGALADETLMARLDLKPGDRLKVGEAEVEIRGVIADEPDRLSSGVGFGPRLMTSLAGLEASHLIQPGSLVRWTYRVKLDDAAPSALAAFVDLVKKEVPEAGFEVRTRDAASPQLERNVRRIAQYLTLVGLTALLVGGVGVANAVSSHLATKRASIATLKAMGASRGVIFATYFAQVSALAAIGIGGGLILGAALPFAASAAISGFIPFPLAPKLDPLALLLAALYGALVTLAFTLWPLARAQEAPVSVLFRDVLGAGRRRPPRLYMLACAATILALAALAVVSAEDKRAALIFIGAAAGVFALLRLVALAIMAVASRLPRPRSTMARLALANIHRPGALTPTVVLSLGLGLSLLTTIALIDRSLTSEITGTLAEKAPSFFFVDVPNTEEEAVKAFLAAQAPGSNYRSVPMLRGRITALKDVPVEQVKPSADAAWVLQSDRGISFSNEVPEGSKLVEGGWWPESETEPLVSFERKLANGLGLGIGDTVTVNVLGRDITARIANLRDVNWQRLGINFVMVFSPATFAGAPYTVLATLTYPDGSSTAQETALLKAMAAQFPGVTTIRVKEALDEANKMVGDIAFGIRIASLVTLLTSVLVLAGALAAGHQHRVYDAVILKTLGATRARLMCAYALEYAALGLVTAVFSIGAGSAAAYGVATQVMNIGFTFSPVAAGVVIAVALGFTLGFGLIGTWRALSEPPVRVLRHL, encoded by the coding sequence ATGAACGCGCCCGCACCCCGTCCTCCCATATCGCAGCCTGTAGGCCCTGCGCGCCGCGCCGCCCTTCCCGTGCCGCTGCGCCTTGCCGCGCGCGAATTGCGCGGTGCCCGTCGGGGATTTGGCGTCTTCCTCGCCTGTCTGGTGCTGGGCGTCATGGCCATTGCCGGCATCGGCTCCTTCGCCCGCGCCCTCACCGAGGGGCTGGCGGGGCAGGGCCAGGCCATCCTGGGCGGCGATGCCTCCTTCGCCCTGGTGCAACGGGAAGCCTCGCCGCAAGAGCTGGCCGTCCTGGGCTCCGCCGGAGAGGTGGCGCGCATCGCCTCGCTCCGCGCCATGGCGCGTGCGCCTTCGGGTGAAGCGACGCTGGTGGAACTGAAGGCCGTGGACGCCGCCTATCCGCTCTTCGGCATCCTTGAGACGGTGCCCGCCGCCTCTCTTTCGGATCTGCTGGCGGTGCGAAACGGAATTGCTGGCGCTCTCGCGGACGAGACCCTCATGGCCCGACTCGACCTGAAGCCCGGCGACCGGCTGAAGGTGGGCGAGGCGGAGGTGGAGATCCGCGGCGTCATCGCCGACGAGCCTGACCGGCTTTCGTCAGGCGTGGGGTTCGGCCCCCGCCTCATGACTTCCCTGGCAGGCCTTGAGGCCAGCCATCTCATACAGCCCGGCAGCCTGGTGCGCTGGACCTATCGGGTGAAGCTGGATGATGCGGCTCCGTCCGCCCTTGCGGCTTTCGTCGACCTTGTGAAAAAGGAGGTGCCCGAAGCCGGGTTCGAGGTGCGCACGCGCGATGCGGCGTCCCCCCAGCTTGAACGCAATGTGCGGCGCATCGCCCAGTATCTCACCCTGGTGGGCCTCACCGCCTTGCTGGTGGGGGGCGTGGGCGTGGCTAATGCGGTGTCCAGCCATCTGGCCACAAAGCGGGCCTCCATTGCCACACTCAAGGCCATGGGGGCCAGCCGAGGCGTCATCTTCGCCACCTATTTCGCGCAGGTGTCGGCGCTTGCGGCCATTGGCATTGGCGGCGGGCTGATTCTCGGCGCCGCCTTGCCCTTCGCGGCCAGCGCCGCCATTTCCGGCTTCATTCCCTTTCCCCTCGCCCCCAAGCTCGACCCGCTGGCGCTGCTGCTTGCGGCGCTCTATGGCGCTCTCGTCACGCTCGCCTTCACGCTCTGGCCCCTGGCGCGGGCGCAGGAAGCGCCGGTCTCGGTGCTCTTCCGCGATGTGCTGGGCGCCGGCCGGCGCCGGCCGCCGCGCCTCTACATGCTGGCGTGCGCGGCGACCATCCTCGCCCTCGCCGCGCTGGCGGTGGTGAGCGCCGAGGACAAGCGGGCGGCGCTGATCTTCATCGGGGCCGCCGCCGGCGTCTTCGCGCTGCTGCGGCTGGTGGCCTTGGCCATCATGGCGGTCGCAAGCCGCCTGCCGCGCCCGCGCAGCACCATGGCGCGGCTCGCTTTGGCCAATATCCACCGTCCGGGCGCCCTCACTCCCACCGTGGTGCTGTCGCTGGGACTTGGCTTGTCGCTGCTGACCACCATCGCCCTCATCGACCGCAGCCTCACCTCGGAAATCACGGGCACACTTGCGGAAAAGGCGCCCAGCTTCTTCTTCGTGGACGTGCCCAACACCGAGGAAGAGGCGGTGAAGGCCTTCCTTGCGGCGCAGGCTCCCGGTTCAAACTATCGCTCCGTCCCCATGTTGCGGGGGCGGATCACCGCCCTCAAGGATGTGCCGGTAGAACAGGTCAAGCCCTCCGCAGATGCGGCCTGGGTGCTGCAGAGCGATCGCGGCATCTCCTTCTCCAACGAGGTGCCGGAGGGGTCCAAGCTGGTGGAGGGCGGCTGGTGGCCGGAGAGCGAGACGGAGCCTCTCGTTTCGTTCGAGCGCAAGCTGGCCAACGGCCTCGGTCTCGGCATCGGGGACACGGTCACCGTCAATGTGCTGGGCCGAGACATCACCGCCCGCATCGCCAACTTGCGGGACGTGAACTGGCAGCGGCTCGGCATCAATTTCGTCATGGTCTTCTCGCCGGCCACTTTCGCCGGCGCGCCCTATACGGTGCTTGCGACCCTCACCTATCCCGACGGGTCGAGCACGGCACAGGAAACGGCGCTGCTCAAGGCCATGGCGGCGCAGTTTCCGGGCGTCACCACGATCCGGGTGAAGGAAGCGCTCGACGAAGCCAATAAGATGGTGGGCGACATTGCCTTCGGGATCCGAATCGCCAGCCTCGTGACGTTGCTCACTTCCGTCCTTGTGCTCGCGGGGGCGCTCGCGGCGGGGCACCAGCATCGGGTCTATGACGCCGTCATTCTGAAGACCCTGGGCGCCACCCGCGCCCGTCTCATGTGCGCCTACGCCTTGGAATATGCGGCGCTCGGTCTGGTCACGGCCGTGTTTTCCATCGGCGCGGGCAGCGCCGCAGCCTATGGTGTGGCGACGCAGGTGATGAATATCGGCTTCACCTTCTCGCCTGTGGCGGCAGGCGTGGTGATCGCCGTGGCCCTTGGCTTCACCTTGGGCTTCGGCTTGATCGGGACCTGGCGTGCCCTCAGCGAACCGCCGGTGCGGGTGCTGCGGCATCTGTAA
- a CDS encoding ABC transporter ATP-binding protein, whose product MDSLSSPPAIALRNVDLSLGEGAARVHVLKDLSLTIEAGETVGLVGPSGSGKSTLLMVMAGLERADRGSVRVAGTELVGLNEDRLARFRGGHVGIVFQSFHLIPTMTAIENVAVPLELAGRPDAFARAATELEAVGLGGRLAHYPSQLSGGEQQRVAVARALAPQPALLVADEPTGNLDEATGRQIMDLLFAAHRVRGTTLVLVTHDPALATRCSRVVRLRSGHIEADQARVPA is encoded by the coding sequence ATGGATAGCCTTTCTTCTCCGCCCGCCATCGCCTTGCGCAACGTCGATCTGTCGCTGGGGGAGGGGGCCGCGCGGGTTCATGTTCTCAAGGATCTATCACTGACCATAGAAGCCGGCGAAACCGTGGGTCTGGTGGGGCCGTCCGGCTCCGGCAAGTCGACGCTCCTCATGGTGATGGCCGGGCTTGAGCGGGCCGACCGGGGGTCCGTCCGCGTGGCGGGAACCGAACTGGTGGGCCTCAACGAGGATCGCCTGGCGAGGTTCCGTGGCGGGCATGTGGGGATCGTGTTCCAGTCCTTCCATCTCATCCCCACCATGACCGCCATCGAGAATGTGGCGGTGCCGCTGGAACTGGCTGGCCGGCCGGACGCCTTTGCACGGGCCGCCACGGAGTTGGAGGCGGTGGGCCTCGGAGGCCGTCTGGCCCATTACCCCTCTCAGTTGTCCGGCGGCGAACAGCAGCGCGTGGCGGTCGCCCGGGCGCTGGCGCCCCAGCCCGCCTTGCTGGTGGCGGACGAGCCGACGGGCAATCTCGATGAGGCCACCGGCCGGCAGATCATGGATCTCCTCTTCGCGGCCCACCGGGTACGCGGCACCACCTTGGTGCTCGTGACCCATGATCCTGCCCTCGCCACCCGCTGCAGCCGGGTGGTGCGGCTGCGGTCGGGCCATATCGAGGCGGATCAGGCGCGCGTGCCCGCATGA